Proteins encoded together in one Labrus bergylta chromosome 20, fLabBer1.1, whole genome shotgun sequence window:
- the zgc:194621 gene encoding epithelial-stromal interaction protein 1 isoform X1 — translation MRDSTTQSSGGPRGLTRTQPGCSMHIIPGNRSVTLNSRMPATKVIKQSRVEASRKTVERTKPVKVKAVNGAQLELRVPSVRKSRASSCPRCPQRDRCEEGSTGVMRTALKLGCERRSRSSSTAHRNNPDCRKAQRSANVNQKCQKMSACQREQRAVRVEAKHAIQSHKAFTVIPPNPKKRREIQRKAEAELAALEELRLSRAMAYVSINPSSVGQTEDRQEMWGGCMSLEEVRSKQQQEMMKAKRKQKPIRTQVLEEKPVLEI, via the exons ATGCGAGACAGCACCACTCAGAGCTCAGGAGGACCGAGAGgactcacacgcacacagccAGGCTGCAGCATGCACATTATACCAG GAAACAGAAGCGTTACCTTGAATTCAAGAATGCCAGCCACAAAAGTAATCAAGCAATCCCGGGTGGAGGCCTCGAGAAAAACCGTCGAGCGAACTAAACCGGTGAAGGTGAAGGCGGTTAACGGAGCTCAGCTGGAACTCAGAGTGCCCTCGGTGCGTAAAAGCCGCGCGTCAAGCTGCCCCAGGTGTCCGCAGCGGGACAGGTGTGAGGAGGGGAGCACCGGAGTGATGCGCACGGCCCTCAAACTGGGCTGTGAAAGGAGATCCAGGTCCAGCTCCACCGCTCACAGAAACAACCCGGACTGTCGGAAGGCGCAGAGGAGTGCCAATGTGAACCAAAAATGCCAGAAGATGAGCGCGTGTCAGAGGGAGCAGCGGGCAGTCAGGGTGGAGGCTAAACATGCTATTCAAAG CCACAAAGCTTTCACCGTCATCCCTCCGAAcccaaagaaaagaagagagatcCAGAGAA AGGCGGAGGCGGAGCTCGCCGCTTTAGAGGAGCTTCGGCTGAGCAGAGCAATGGCGTATGTCTCCATCAACCCCAGTAGTGTTG GACAGACTGAAGACAGACAAGAAATGTGGG GCGGCTGTATGAGTCTGGAGGAAGTACGTtcgaagcagcagcaggaaatgATGAAagcaaagaggaaacagaagcCG ATCAGGACACAGGTATTGGAAGAAAAGCCTGTTCTGGAAATATAA
- the zgc:194621 gene encoding epithelial-stromal interaction protein 1 isoform X2, whose translation MRDSTTQSSGGPRGLTRTQPGCSMHIIPGNRSVTLNSRMPATKVIKQSRVEASRKTVERTKPVKVKAVNGAQLELRVPSVRKSRASSCPRCPQRDRCEEGSTGVMRTALKLGCERRSRSSSTAHRNNPDCRKAQRSANVNQKCQKMSACQREQRAVRVEAKHAIQSHKAFTVIPPNPKKRREIQRKAEAELAALEELRLSRAMAYVSINPSSVGGCMSLEEVRSKQQQEMMKAKRKQKPIRTQVLEEKPVLEI comes from the exons ATGCGAGACAGCACCACTCAGAGCTCAGGAGGACCGAGAGgactcacacgcacacagccAGGCTGCAGCATGCACATTATACCAG GAAACAGAAGCGTTACCTTGAATTCAAGAATGCCAGCCACAAAAGTAATCAAGCAATCCCGGGTGGAGGCCTCGAGAAAAACCGTCGAGCGAACTAAACCGGTGAAGGTGAAGGCGGTTAACGGAGCTCAGCTGGAACTCAGAGTGCCCTCGGTGCGTAAAAGCCGCGCGTCAAGCTGCCCCAGGTGTCCGCAGCGGGACAGGTGTGAGGAGGGGAGCACCGGAGTGATGCGCACGGCCCTCAAACTGGGCTGTGAAAGGAGATCCAGGTCCAGCTCCACCGCTCACAGAAACAACCCGGACTGTCGGAAGGCGCAGAGGAGTGCCAATGTGAACCAAAAATGCCAGAAGATGAGCGCGTGTCAGAGGGAGCAGCGGGCAGTCAGGGTGGAGGCTAAACATGCTATTCAAAG CCACAAAGCTTTCACCGTCATCCCTCCGAAcccaaagaaaagaagagagatcCAGAGAA AGGCGGAGGCGGAGCTCGCCGCTTTAGAGGAGCTTCGGCTGAGCAGAGCAATGGCGTATGTCTCCATCAACCCCAGTAGTGTTG GCGGCTGTATGAGTCTGGAGGAAGTACGTtcgaagcagcagcaggaaatgATGAAagcaaagaggaaacagaagcCG ATCAGGACACAGGTATTGGAAGAAAAGCCTGTTCTGGAAATATAA
- the zgc:194621 gene encoding uncharacterized protein zgc:194621 isoform X4 — protein MRDSTTQSSGGPRGLTRTQPGCSMHIIPGNRSVTLNSRMPATKVIKQSRVEASRKTVERTKPVKVKAVNGAQLELRVPSVRKSRASSCPRCPQRDRCEEGSTGVMRTALKLGCERRSRSSSTAHRNNPDCRKAQRSANVNQKCQKMSACQREQRAVRVEAKHAIQSHKAFTVIPPNPKKRREIQRKAEAELAALEELRLSRAMAYVSINPSSVD, from the exons ATGCGAGACAGCACCACTCAGAGCTCAGGAGGACCGAGAGgactcacacgcacacagccAGGCTGCAGCATGCACATTATACCAG GAAACAGAAGCGTTACCTTGAATTCAAGAATGCCAGCCACAAAAGTAATCAAGCAATCCCGGGTGGAGGCCTCGAGAAAAACCGTCGAGCGAACTAAACCGGTGAAGGTGAAGGCGGTTAACGGAGCTCAGCTGGAACTCAGAGTGCCCTCGGTGCGTAAAAGCCGCGCGTCAAGCTGCCCCAGGTGTCCGCAGCGGGACAGGTGTGAGGAGGGGAGCACCGGAGTGATGCGCACGGCCCTCAAACTGGGCTGTGAAAGGAGATCCAGGTCCAGCTCCACCGCTCACAGAAACAACCCGGACTGTCGGAAGGCGCAGAGGAGTGCCAATGTGAACCAAAAATGCCAGAAGATGAGCGCGTGTCAGAGGGAGCAGCGGGCAGTCAGGGTGGAGGCTAAACATGCTATTCAAAG CCACAAAGCTTTCACCGTCATCCCTCCGAAcccaaagaaaagaagagagatcCAGAGAA AGGCGGAGGCGGAGCTCGCCGCTTTAGAGGAGCTTCGGCTGAGCAGAGCAATGGCGTATGTCTCCATCAACCCCAGTAGTGTTG ACTGA
- the zgc:194621 gene encoding epithelial-stromal interaction protein 1 isoform X3, translating into MPATKVIKQSRVEASRKTVERTKPVKVKAVNGAQLELRVPSVRKSRASSCPRCPQRDRCEEGSTGVMRTALKLGCERRSRSSSTAHRNNPDCRKAQRSANVNQKCQKMSACQREQRAVRVEAKHAIQSHKAFTVIPPNPKKRREIQRKAEAELAALEELRLSRAMAYVSINPSSVGQTEDRQEMWGGCMSLEEVRSKQQQEMMKAKRKQKPIRTQVLEEKPVLEI; encoded by the exons ATGCCAGCCACAAAAGTAATCAAGCAATCCCGGGTGGAGGCCTCGAGAAAAACCGTCGAGCGAACTAAACCGGTGAAGGTGAAGGCGGTTAACGGAGCTCAGCTGGAACTCAGAGTGCCCTCGGTGCGTAAAAGCCGCGCGTCAAGCTGCCCCAGGTGTCCGCAGCGGGACAGGTGTGAGGAGGGGAGCACCGGAGTGATGCGCACGGCCCTCAAACTGGGCTGTGAAAGGAGATCCAGGTCCAGCTCCACCGCTCACAGAAACAACCCGGACTGTCGGAAGGCGCAGAGGAGTGCCAATGTGAACCAAAAATGCCAGAAGATGAGCGCGTGTCAGAGGGAGCAGCGGGCAGTCAGGGTGGAGGCTAAACATGCTATTCAAAG CCACAAAGCTTTCACCGTCATCCCTCCGAAcccaaagaaaagaagagagatcCAGAGAA AGGCGGAGGCGGAGCTCGCCGCTTTAGAGGAGCTTCGGCTGAGCAGAGCAATGGCGTATGTCTCCATCAACCCCAGTAGTGTTG GACAGACTGAAGACAGACAAGAAATGTGGG GCGGCTGTATGAGTCTGGAGGAAGTACGTtcgaagcagcagcaggaaatgATGAAagcaaagaggaaacagaagcCG ATCAGGACACAGGTATTGGAAGAAAAGCCTGTTCTGGAAATATAA